From a single Apium graveolens cultivar Ventura chromosome 2, ASM990537v1, whole genome shotgun sequence genomic region:
- the LOC141706201 gene encoding pre-mRNA cleavage factor Im 25 kDa subunit 2-like, which translates to MASPVINTYQLSNYTFGTKEWKMEKDTSVADRLARMKTIYMKEGMRTTVEGILLMHEHNHPHILLLQIGDTFCKLPGGRIKPGESEIAGLKRKLTSKLGAASAGHQPEWQIGECVGTWWRPNFENVMYPYCPPHITRPKECKKLFLVHLSEKQYFAVPKNLKLLAVPLYELYDNAQRYGPIISTIPQQLSRFQINKLEV; encoded by the exons ATGGCGAGCCCTGTGATAAACACATACCAACTATCAAACTACACATTTGGAACCAAAGAATGGAAGATGGAGAAAGACACTTCTGTTGCTGATCGTCTTGCTCGCATGAAAACTAT TTACATGAAAGAGGGCATGAGGACTACTGTTGAAGGAATATTGTTG ATGCATGAACATAATCATCCCCATATACTTCTTCTGCAAATTGGGGATACGTTCTGCAAACTTCCTGGGGGGCGTATCAAGCCAGGAGAAAGCG AAATTGCCGGACTGAAAAGAAAGCTTACCAGCAAACTTGGAGCTGCATCGGCTGGTCATCAGCCTGAATGGCAG ATAGGGGAATGTGTCGGTACGTGGTGGAGGCCAAACTTTGAGAACGTAATGTACCCATACTGCCCTCCACATATTACAAGGCCCAAG GAGTGCAAGAAACTTTTTCTCGTTCATTTGTCCGAGAAACAGTACTTCGCAGTTCCAAAGAATTTGAAACTTCTGGCTGTTCCATTATACGAACTCTACGATAATGCTCAG AGGTACGGGCCTATTATATCCACCATTCCTCAGCAGTTGTCTAGATTTCAGATAAACAAGTTGGAGGTATAA